The Flavobacterium johnsoniae genomic sequence AAAATCTAAATGACATTTGTGCTTCGATTCAGCATACGATTATTGAAATCTTAATGGATAAAATAAAATTGGCTGTAAAAGAAACCGGAATTACGCAAATCGCAATTGGCGGCGGAGTTTCGGCAAATTCTGGAATTAGAAATACATTGAAGGAAACGGAAAGCAAATATGGCTGGAAAACTTTTATTCCGAAATTTGAATATACAACAGACAATGCCGCAATGATTGGAATTGTTGGTTATCAAAAATACTTATCTAATCGTTTTGAAACTTCTGCAGTTGTTTCTAAAGCAAGAATTCAATTTTAAATCATGCAGTTATTTTTCAATCCGAATATAGACGAAACAACCGAAAGTTTTTCTTTTGATAAAGAAGAAAGCCGACACATTATAAAAGTTTTACGAAAAAAAGATTCTGATATTCTTCAAGTTACAAACGGTTCGGGATTATTGTTTGAAACTCAGATTACTTTGGCTTCAGACAACAAATGTACTGTTGAAGTACTTTCGATAAAAAATGCAGAAAGACCAAAATTTCACTTGCATCTAGCCGTTGCACCGACCAAAATGAATGATCGTTTTGAATGGTTTCTAGAAAAAGCGACCGAAATTGGGATTCAAGAAATTACACCGATTTTCTGCGATCGTTCTGAACGAAAAGTAATTAATCGTGATCGTTTTGAAAAAATCATTCTTTCGGCAATGAAACAATGTAACGAAACATTTCTTCCAAAATTAAACGAAGCTGTTTCGTTTAAAGATTTTATTAAGCAGAAAAACAATGGTTTACAATTAATCGCGCATTGCGAAGAAACCAATAAAAAATCATTGAAAGAAGTTTTAAAACCAAATGAAGACGTTACCATCTTAATTGGTCCAGAAGGAGATTTTTCTGAAAAAGAAATTGCATTGGCATTAGAAAACAATTACAAACCTGTAACTTTAGGAAATACCCGTTTAAGAACCGAAACTGCCGCAGTTGTGGCTTGTCATAGTGTTGTTTTTTTTAATGAATAAACTAAACCTATTACAAGCTTTGTCAAAGTTTAAAACTTTGACAAAGCTGATTTATACATAAATAAAAAGTTAAGTTTGTCATTTCGACGAAGGAGAAATCTCCGCGAGAAGCTCCGCAACGAAAAACCAAACTTTGTAGAGTTACTTGTGGAGATTTCTCCTTCGTCGAAATGACAAATAAAGATCTAAAAGAATGAAAAAAATATTCTACCTATTTTTACTAATTTCAATCTCTTCTTTCTCTCAAGAAATTGCTTTGCTAAAATACAGCGGAGGCGGCGACTGGTACGCAAATCCGACTTCTTTGCCAAATTTGATTAATTTTTGCAATGCTAATATTAATACAAGAATTAAAAGCAAACCTTCAACTGTAGAACCAAGTAATCCTGATTTGCTTTCTTATCCGTTTGTACACATGACAGGACACGGAAATGTGGTTTTTAGCGATGCCGATGTAACTAATCTGCGAAATTAT encodes the following:
- a CDS encoding 16S rRNA (uracil(1498)-N(3))-methyltransferase; translated protein: MQLFFNPNIDETTESFSFDKEESRHIIKVLRKKDSDILQVTNGSGLLFETQITLASDNKCTVEVLSIKNAERPKFHLHLAVAPTKMNDRFEWFLEKATEIGIQEITPIFCDRSERKVINRDRFEKIILSAMKQCNETFLPKLNEAVSFKDFIKQKNNGLQLIAHCEETNKKSLKEVLKPNEDVTILIGPEGDFSEKEIALALENNYKPVTLGNTRLRTETAAVVACHSVVFFNE